The following is a genomic window from Dama dama isolate Ldn47 chromosome 4, ASM3311817v1, whole genome shotgun sequence.
aaaaataactttgtgagttccctggtggtctagtgattttaGATGGCGCTTTCAGTGCAATGCCCCAGTTCTCTGGTCAGAGAAATAAGATCCTGCAAATCTCATTGCACagccaaaagcaaaaaaaagcaaaacaaaagtaaaaaaaaaaactttgttgcTATAAAAGGAAGTATCTTttaatccacacacacacaccaccactaCAACTCACACCTCCCAGAAGGGGAGCTCCACGGGGCAAggacttttttctgttttgttccttaCTATATCCAGATTGCCTTAGTGGGCCCTGGACATATAAGTGAGTACAGCAGACCTTACTCTCTCAGAAGTCAAAGGGACAGAGAGGTGGACGCACCCGTGTAGCGCATGTAGTCACAAAGGTCAAAGCAGCAACAAAtacctattcttcagactgtggAGTCAGGTGGAGATTGTATCCTAGTCCTGGCCCCCTCTTGCTTTGTGACCAGGGTAATAGCCCCTCTCTGAGTCTCTATTTACCCATCCATGCAGTTAGTATAATTATTGGGCTTAtccaaaagaaaaatgggcaaaaggtgTGAACAGGCAATTCAGAGAATTACAAGTGGGTCAACAAGCATACAAAATGTGTTGTATGAAAGTAGGGAGACatgctaattaaaataaaaatactttttcccCTAGAttggcaaaatgaaaatgattaatAGCATCTCTTGTTTGGTGAAGGGGTGAAAAAAAAATGGGCCTCTCGGAAATTACTGTTGGAAATGTCAACTGAGGGCAGTCTCAGTGGAAGGAATTGTGACTATGTCAATTACAATTTCAAATGATTGTACTGTAATGACCAAGTGAGTCTATTTCTAGGATCCTACAGAAATATGTATATGCACAAAGAGGCATATACAAAGAAACAATTGCACTAAAGTCTAAAATATGAGACTGACACGCTGCCTACTGAGCTAAGAAGGCTCTTAAAGTCTAAAATAGAAAGAATTGAGGAGGTGACAATAAGGTTAGATCATGGGTAACCCCAACCCCATTGGAATCATATGCAGCTACTACAGTGATAGGAAAATACGTCACCTAAATGTAGATGAGATGAAAAAATACCTAGAATACAACTTAGTAAAACTGAcatatgaagaaatagaaaagcataaacaaataaacagaaaagctaATAAATAGTACTAACCCCTCAAAGAAATTCAACTAATTAAAACCCTTCCCATATAGAGATCTCCAGGCACAGATTAAAAAATTGTTAaacaatgtatacatatggctcaACTTATGTAAATAGTTTTAGCTGGATAGAGTATAactatatgtatattaatatatatggatataccagtggctcagctggtaaagaagctgcctgcaatgagggagacctgggttcgacccctgggttgggaagattccctggagaaggggatctacccactccagtattctggcctggagaattgcatggactatacgtccatgggttcgcaaagagtcagacttgactgagcgactttcactttacttcatgcATATGTGTAGTctcatatatttatatagctACTAGGATTCATACACGTATGCAAACacataaaggaaaacatagaaGGATGCACATCAAACTGATTATGATGACTTCTGAGAGAAGGCATTTGGGGCTGTCACTCTAcctatattatttccatttctaaacattttgttttttatttattatttccattttatgaaaCCATATTTATGACCAAACAAAACTCAACCTAAGGTTAGATCCATTGATATAAAatattcagtggtaaaaaaaaatgctattgagACCTAGGCTAGGATTTAACATCTGGTTCTGACATGACCATACTCAAAGCAAAcagtagttgctcaataaatagtaGTCCAAAGGAAAAATCCATTTAACCACAGAAGGAAAGTCCACCACCACATATGTAACACTGTGCATTTATTTACAAAGAGGTTAAAGAAACACACAGATTCTGGCCCCCCTGTGCACTGGGGAGTCACCATCGTCATAATAaatacagtaatttaaaaaaagaaaaaaatactggatTGGAACAACTGAGGGTCATCCTGGGCTTCCCCCACTCCCTCTCACAGGGGGTGCCACGAGATAGAAGCCATCTTCCTTCCCCTCTTCTACCTCCCAATCCTTCATATCTGTCCAGGGAGGGAGGTGAAAGAGTCTTTCTTTCCTGGTGTCACCAACTCCTACTTGACCCTCAAAACCCCAAAGTCAGTGCTCCTTCCCTTTCCAGGGCACTCTGCAAGCACCCTCTGGGTCAGCCACAAAGTCTCTGACCAGGGTGCTAAGGGGATATCCTAAGGGTTCAAGGACATGGAGGGGGGCACTTTGTGAATGTGAACGGGGGCCATAACTGGGCATGGAAACTAGGAATAAGAGGGCTCAGTGAGAGAAACGAAGAGGAAAAAACGGACTAACTGTCTAAACTAAAATGGGGAAATTCAAACTGAATTACCCCTTCCGTATACCATAGTACACCCATagtacagatgaagaaagtgaggccCACAGAAAGGGAACTCTCTAGCCCAAGGGCTGCAGAGTCCACAGCTCAACTGGGTCAAACAGGGCTCCTCCCCAATTCCTCCCTGTGGTGGAGGAGGAGCCTTTTCAACCAAGACTGCAATGAATGCGGCAGTGAAGAAGGGTCTTTGGAAGCAGAGAGAATGGTGGTCTTTGGAAAGGAGGTGTAGAAGGGTCAGTGATTGGGGGGTGTGGTAGTGCAGAGGCCATGAAGGGGGATCCCAAGCAAACCTCTAAACTCACACTGTAGTCATGACCTTGAGAGAACCCGAACGGAAACGCAGTATCTTCTTCTTGAGCGCGTGGGAAGCCTTGATCTTCACAAAGACTTTGGCGGGGCCCGCAGGCGCCCCTCCACCCGCACCAGCCCCCGGCCCGGAGGCCGCGGTGGCTGCAACCAGCTGCTGCGGCCACACGAGGCCACCGCTGCCATCGGAGTCGCTGGATGCAGATGTGAAGGCAGGCGACTCGCCCTCGCTGGCGCTCGATTCACTCTCCCCGTAGCCGCCTCCGCCAACGCCGCTTACCGGGCCCCGGCGCCCCAGGGGCCCCAGGCGCCCGGCCGAACACTCCGAGTCGCTGCCCGCGCAGCCGTAGAGCAGACGGCGCTGAGGAGCTGACGGGGATGGGCCAGGACCCGGGCCTCGGGCGACGGGGCCGCGGGGCCGGCCTCGGCGCCCATCGGCAGCGTCGATCTCGGCCGTGGAGCGCCAGCGGCGGCAGGACCCGGCGGCCTGAGCCGCGAGAGTGGGCGCTGGGCCACGGCGAGGCCGTGGCGGCCGAGGCTCTTCCCTTTCGGCTGTGGGGTACTTGGGGGGACCTGGAGGAACTGCGGCGGCGCGGCCCAAAAGGCTGGTCTCGGACTGGGAGCGCGCGGCCTTGCGAGCCCTGGGCGAGCCCCGGCGGCCCGAGGCCTCGGTCATGCGTCCGCGGCGGCCCGCGGCCCGGGGACGCTCCCGGGGTGGGGACTGCTCCACGCTGCGGCCCCGTGTCAGAGGGGGCGCTTTACGGCGCGCCGCGCGGCCAGGGAGGCCGCGGGTGGCGGCCTGCGCGCCCGGGATGTACTGTGCCTTCACCAGGCGGCCCTCCGCCGGGCTGTCGGGGGGCGAGGGGGCAGCGGGCGGGGCCACGGGCTCGGGGGTCGCCTCCGCCTCCCACGGCGAGGCCCAGGCGCGGCCCAACGGGGCCGGGCTGGCGGGACGGACCCCCGCGCGCTCCACCGGGGGCTCGGGCGCGGATCGCGCGCCTCCGGGGGGCGGGGACGCGTCGGGAGGCCGCTGGCGCACGCTGTTCTGGCGCCGCGGGCCCCCGTCCGCGCCCCCGGGACTGGTCCGGGGCTGGCCCGCCCCCCGGCGGCGGCGCCTGCGCAAGAGCGCCGAGATGTAGCCGTCCAGGGGCCGCCCCGAGCCCGCGGCGTCGGGCGAGTCCGGGGGAGGGCGGCCGCAGGGCCGTGGGCTGCGCAGCGCTACGGCGTGCAGGGGGCTGGGCGTCAGGAAGGGCCCCGCGCGGGCTCGTCTCTCCGCGGAGGAGCAGGCCTCCGGGGCCGCAGACCCCGCAGCCGTCGGGTAGGGCGCCGAGAAGGACCGCGGCACGGCTGCCCTAGGGCCCACTGCCTCGGGTGCGCTGGGACTGGCGTCTCCTAGGGGAGGgaggcaaaaaaggaagagaaaggagacgCTCTCAAAGCCCTTTCCCTGTGGGCCGAGGAGGAGCAGTTTGCCTGCCGCCTGCCCTACTCTCCCACTCCCATTAGAAACGACAGTAACAACGAAGCACCTGCTCTCCCCCCTTTCCACACATCAGGTTCATAACGAAGTCTTCACAGCGGCCTCCAAGACCTTGCATGGTCCGTCCTGCCTCTGCGTGTCTGACCTCCAACTCCTCTGCACTTAGAGATCCCCGCCTCCTGGATGCCGGGGCCAGTCTCTGTGTTGGCTGCTCCTGCTACCTAAACTGCCCTTCCCTCAGGGTGTCTGCTTGACCCACTCCCGCTCTTACTTTAGGGCGCCACTCCAACGTCACAGCCTCAGTGACGCCGTCTCTGGCCATATTTTCTACAGTTGCATTTCCCTTCCCGGCTCCAAGAGACATGCTCTCATCCCCttccataattttattttcatggtacATGTCAATATCTAAtatcctagggacttccctggtggtccaggacttaagactccgtgcttccaatgcagggggcatgggttcagtgcctggtcggggaactaagatcttaacATGGGACTTaaccattaaataaatgaaaagtgaaagtcattcagtcaggtgagcttctttgtgaccctatggactgtagcccgccaggctcctccatccatgggatttccctggcaagaatactggagtggattgccatttccttctccaggggatcttcccgacccaggaatcaaacccgtgcctcctgcattgcaggtggattctttactatctgagccaccacggagcttattaaataaataaataaaaatctaatatcttagatgttttacttatttatcttgtatATTATCTATTTCTTTCACTCGAATGTCAGTTTCATGAAGACAGTGATTTCTTTACTGATCTATTCCTCACCCCTATGATATGTGCCAGGAAGGCACATAGTAGGGACTCAGAAAGGTAGTTGAACAAATGAATAGCAGCGATTTCTGTTTACCAAATGGCTACCATGTGCCATGTTCCAATGTCTTTGGGCAGAGGCTCACTGAATAGTCAAAACTTCCCTGTGAAGTAGATGCTGTTATGAATCCCATTTTAATGGATGGAGAAATAATGCCCAGAAAGAAGGAATGTGCTCAAAATCACACAGAAAGGGACAGTTACAGCCAGACTTCAAATCCAGGTTGATTTGACTCAGATGCTTGTGATCAAAAGCCTGGCTCTTGGGGGCCCAACCCCACCCACCTTACCTAGGGACTTGGGCCTCTCGCTGGCATAGATGCCCCGGGGTTCAGAGGGACCCAGGCGTCCATAGGAGCCAGACCCAGAGAAGCCACTGTCCCCACAGAAAGTCGAGGGTGGTGAGTCCGGGCCTCCCGTGGAGCTGGGGTCTTCATAGAAGCCTAGATTTCaaagagaaggggagaaaacAATCAGGGGGGCCTGAAAAGGGGGCACGGAGTGGAGGGGAGGAGATCAAGAGGCAGAGTGAGGAGCCTGAGAAACAGGAGACAGTGGGGTGGGGTGACCCAAGCAGACCATACTACCTCTACCCATGCTTACCCGAGCTGCGTCCACTCTCCTGTTCCAAGCCCCCAGACTCCAGGCTCAGGTCTCCCAGCTGCTGGCCCAGGTCCCAGATGAGCCCAGGCAAGGCCTCCTAAGGAGGTAGGGAGAGCAAGATGATCAGAagacacccccctccccccagtcctCTGTCAACTGGTCTTCTATTCTAGCAGCTCATGGGCAGAGTTTCGCTTTGACAGTGAGGCTTGATTTCAAAAAGGTAAAAGCAGTACCCAACTTCCAGGATTCCTTTCaatatttctgtctcttcaaCCCATTAGAAAGTCCTCCTGGTCATCTAACTCCAGTCCCTCATGCTGCAGTCACCTCATTCCCTCTTAAATGTGAGTGATAAGGCTTCCGAAGGCCCCATCTCTTGTCCCTTCTGTTCCCTCCATCTGGAGCTCATGGCTCCTTAACCCCTATCAGAAAGCTCTTTGAGCATAACTTCAGGTCTTCCTGCTGTAAAGGCAGGTCACTGCTAGAAGTTAGTGTTCAGGACCCAACAGATctctcagtcattcattcatccgCCTTCTCCCAGACTTTGACTCTCTCTTCTCAGATGCTCCCACCTCCCCTCATGGCcccctttttaatatttatttatttatttatttacttggctgctccaggttgtagttgcagcgtgtgggatctaacTCActgatcagggatctaacccgccccccgccccccgcattgggagtgttcagagtcctagccactggaccgccagggaagtccccccagtgCCCCTTATCACCAATGAAAAGTCCTTCTGCAAGTCTTCCTTAAGTTTTTCTTGCTGCAGGCTGACTCTGTCCCTCATTTGGGTAAAACAGGCTGACCACGATTCATGTAAATCTTTGCACCTCTCAGAAAGAATCCCCTCATGTCtactggagggcttccctggtgactcagtggtaaagaatccacctgccaatgcaggaaattcaggagacgcaggttcaatccctgggttgggaagatcccctgaaggagggcatggcaacccactccagtattcttgcctgggaaatcccatagacagaggagcctggtgggctacagtccatggggtcgcaaagagtcggacatgatttagcgactgatcAACAGCAACAAATGCTTACTGGAAAGCCCTTCTGTGAATCTAGCCTTAGTGGAACTACCATAGCAAACCCCAGGGGGTTTCATTGCCTCCAGCAGggacctctcctcctcctgccctagCTCCATCCTCACCTAGAAGCCCTAGTGTCTGTCACAGCACCTCATCCCCATGGGAAGTGTCGATGGAGTCTACCCTGGATCCTTTGTGCTGCAGGAAAAGACCGCCTCCTATCAGATGTGAATAAATGAAGGTGAAACCCTTTAAGGGGAGTGACTGGGACacggtgggggcaggggctgaaACAACACACATGGGGTCTCCAAGACACTAGGACTTAACCCCCTTTTGAAAAACAAGACTGGAGCCAGGAAGAGTCTCGCAGGGATCTGGGTGAGGCCAGAGGCGGGGGCAGCCTCGGGCTGACGGTTGACCCTCAGACAAAAGCGGCTTGTCTGGACGCCAGGCAGGcagcagga
Proteins encoded in this region:
- the DACT3 gene encoding dapper homolog 3, which codes for MIRAFSFPVSPERGRLRGWLEGSLAGLCELHWLRERQEYRVQQALRLAQPGMGGAEAEDEEDADEDEDAAAARRAAAALEEQLEALPGLIWDLGQQLGDLSLESGGLEQESGRSSGFYEDPSSTGGPDSPPSTFCGDSGFSGSGSYGRLGPSEPRGIYASERPKSLGDASPSAPEAVGPRAAVPRSFSAPYPTAAGSAAPEACSSAERRARAGPFLTPSPLHAVALRSPRPCGRPPPDSPDAAGSGRPLDGYISALLRRRRRRGAGQPRTSPGGADGGPRRQNSVRQRPPDASPPPGGARSAPEPPVERAGVRPASPAPLGRAWASPWEAEATPEPVAPPAAPSPPDSPAEGRLVKAQYIPGAQAATRGLPGRAARRKAPPLTRGRSVEQSPPRERPRAAGRRGRMTEASGRRGSPRARKAARSQSETSLLGRAAAVPPGPPKYPTAEREEPRPPRPRRGPAPTLAAQAAGSCRRWRSTAEIDAADGRRGRPRGPVARGPGPGPSPSAPQRRLLYGCAGSDSECSAGRLGPLGRRGPVSGVGGGGYGESESSASEGESPAFTSASSDSDGSGGLVWPQQLVAATAASGPGAGAGGGAPAGPAKVFVKIKASHALKKKILRFRSGSLKVMTTV